A single Diachasmimorpha longicaudata isolate KC_UGA_2023 chromosome 10, iyDiaLong2, whole genome shotgun sequence DNA region contains:
- the LOC135166555 gene encoding liprin-alpha-1 isoform X12, with the protein MWNMMCDVMPTIAEDSISQRSSQFSGDDANFEQLMVSMLDERDKLMDSLRESQERLQEAEARLQDVEKERDALNRQMNANIPQEFSQLTKELSAARENILEREEEISELKAERNNTRLLLEHLECLVSRHERSLRMTVVKRQAAAQSGVSSEVEVLKALKSLFEHHKALDEKVRERLRVALEKNTSLEEELSRTKDELQQYKAAGHLKTLEDRPKENGQTDESQSKSVELSTWQRRVGELGGRVAELEETLSKAQKDLVKTQETNVKLQRDLRENVAQKEDQEERIATLEKRYLNAQRESTSLHDLNEKLEQELQHKEAQLKLQEEKIAAIQEKLELAEQKLAGYPKLPEMEEQLKARMEALTQVRRPNQQAQERHGSAEDRIQRLEGQLEEKNAEVMRLNQRLKMNEEHNTRLSSTVDKLLSESNERLQVHLKERMHALEEKNALTQELEKTRKIAEDLQNEKSEIMKELGKARLEIDNVKRQMLQQEIAFNIQQTDALTRSLSPNAVEPASSSRSASHSSFDTHSLPRRGKRLEDDGTKGYVARTLAEQEWEKLQQAHVLANVQQAFDVSSDAEGDGDNESIFSSAADVISPSGHTDAQTLAMMLQEQLDAINIEIRLIQEEKQSTEARAEELESRVGSLEHMNLLARGRSLERASPPLSGRSTPKSHHSPNRDYLHKYHTLQLSGEELHSVSERDSGGGGSGGSEAASPLTARSLRLERVVQALAHSQEELRRRTGQSGFPSAGYSTHRHGHHNNGTLNSGTPPSPLSSRHSSQDSLHKNSFGSVGLPIGQLSSSHLHMPSTMSPATAAAVAAAQKKKGIKSSLGRFFSKKEKIKGKDTTMPGDVPGMGGACTPADPDYGDNVSVAGTLGGKSDFDRRKKKSMLDSSRHELLGEAMKAGTPFALWNGPTIVAWLELWVGMPAWYVAACRANVKSGAIMSALSDTEIQREIGISNPLHRLKLRLAIQEMVSLTSPSAPKTSRTTLAFGDMNHEWIGNVWLPSLGLPQYRSTFMECLVDARMLDHLTKKDLRGQLRMVDSFHRTSLQYGISCLKRLNFDRQQLEDRRRMAEGANVDVIVWSNDRVIRWVQSIGLKEYGNNLLESGVHGALVALDESFDANAFALTLQIPTQNVQARQVLEMEFQNLLTVGTERRSEENSMKS; encoded by the exons ATGTGGAATATGATGTGCGATGTGATGCCAACAATTGCTGAGGACAGCATCAGCCAGAGGAGTTCACAGTTCTCCGGGGACGATGCTAATTTCGAGCAGCTCATGGTGTCGATGCTGGATGAGAGGGATAAACTCATGGATTCGCTCAGGGAGAGCCAGGAGAGGCTCCAGGAGGCTGAGGCCAGGCTGCAGGACGTCGAGAAGGAGAGGGATGCGCTCAATCGACAGATGAATGCTAATATTCCTCAG GAATTTTCGCAACTGACGAAGGAACTCTCAGCAGCCCGTGAGAATATACTCGAGCGAGAGGAAGAAATCTCGGAATTAAAAGCAGAGCGTAACAACACTCGG CTTCTACTCGAACATCTGGAATGTCTGGTGTCACGTCACGAAAGGTCACTGAGGATGACAGTAGTGAAGAGACAAGCTGCAGCCCAGTCGGGTGTCTCGTCCGAGGTCGAGGTCCTCAAGGCACTCAAGAGCCTCTTCGAGCATCACAAGGCCCTGGACGAAAAG GTACGAGAGCGATTAAGAGTCGCACTGGAGAAAAATACGAGTCTCGAGGAGGAGCTATCACGTACCAAAGACGAG CTCCAGCAATACAAAGCTGCTGGACATCTCAAGACTCTCGAGGACAGACCCAAAGAGAATGGCCAGACTGATGAGAGCCAGAGCAAG agTGTAGAATTGTCAACATGGCAGCGTCGAGTTGGTGAACTCGGTGGTCGTGTGGCAGAGCTCGAGGAGACTCTTTCCAAGGCACAGAAGGACCTCGTGAAAACCCAGGAAACAAATGTCAAACTCCAACGAGATTTACGTGAAAATGTAGCACAAAAGGAGGATCAGGAGGAGAGAATTGCAACGCTGGAGAAGAGATATCTGAATGCCCAGAGAGAATCCACTAGTCTCCACGatctgaatgaaaaattggagcAAGAATTGCAGCACAAAGAGGCACAGCTCAAG CTGCAAGAGGAGAAGATAGCAGCTATTCAAGAGAAACTAGAGCTTGCTGAACAAAAATTGGCTGGTTATCCAAAATTACCAGAAATGGAAGAGCAATTGAAGGCTAGGATGGAGGCACTGACCCAGGTGAGGAGGCCCAATCAG CAGGCGCAGGAGAGACATGGCAGTGCTGAAGACAGGATTCAGAGACTGGAGGGACAACTCGAGGAGAAAAATGCTGAGGTTATGCGCCTCAATCAACGATTGAAAATGAATGAGGAGCATAACACGAGGTTGAGCAGTACTGTTGATAAACTACTGTCAG AATCGAACGAGCGCCTGCAGGTGCACCTCAAAGAGCGCATGCATGCCCTGGAGGAGAAGAACGCCCTCACCCAGGAGCTCGAGAAGACTCGAAAGATCGCCGAAGACCTTCAGAACGAGAAATCGGAGATAATGAAGGAGCTTGGCAAAGCTCGATTGGAAATAGATAACGTCAAGAGGCAGATGTTACAGCAGGAGATAGCTTTCAACATCCAGCAGACCGATGCCCTCACCAGAAGCTTATCACCAAATGCAGTGGAGCCAGCCTCGTCGTCAAGATCAGCTAGTCACAGTTCCTTTGACACTCACTCCCTTCCCAGACGGGGTAAACGCCTCGAGGACGATGGGACCAAGGGTTACGTTGCCAGAACACTTGCCGAACAGGAGTGGGAGAAGCTTCAACAAGCTCATGTCCTGGCGAATGTCCAACAGGCATTTGATGTGTCGTCCGATGCTGAGGGCGATGGCGACAACGagagtattttttcatcagcTGCTGATGTTATTAGCCCCAGCGGACATACTGATGCACAGACACTGGCGATGATGCTCCAGGAGCAGCTCGACGCCATCAACATCGAGATTAGGCTCATTCAGGAGGAGAAGCAGAGTACTGAGGCCAGGGCTGAGGAGCTCGAGAGCAGGGTTGGCAGTCTTGAGCACATGAACCTTCTGGCCAGGGGAAGGAGTCTTGAGAGGGCGTCTCCTCCTTTGAGTGGAAGGTCCACACCCAAGAGTCATCACAGCCCCAATAGGGATTATCTTCATAAGTATCATACG TTGCAGTTGTCCGGGGAGGAGTTACACTCGGTTAGTGAACGTGACAGTGGAGGCGGTGGTAGTGGAGGGAGTGAAGCTGCATCACCACTGACAGCAAGATCCCTGAGACTGGAGAGAGTCGTTCAGGCATTGGCGCACAGCCAAGAGGAGCTCAGGAG GCGCACCGGACAGAGCGGATTTCCTAGCGCCGGATACTCCACTCAcag GCATGGGCATCATAACAACGGCACACTGAATTCTGGAACACCACCTTCACCATTGTCTTCACGTCATAGTAGCCAGGACAGTTTGCACAAGAACAGTTTTGGAAGTGTTGGCCTGCCCATTGGACAATTGTCGAGCTCTCATTTGCATATGCCGTCGACGATGAGTCCTGCTACAGCagctgctgttgctgctgcGCAGAAGAAGAAGGGAATTAAGAGCAGTCTTGGGAGATTCTTCAGCAAAAAGGAGAAG attaAGGGGAAGGATACAACAATGCCCGGAGACGTTCCCGGGATGGGGGGAGCGTGTACACCGGCGGATCCTGATTATGGGGATAATGTCTCCGTTGCTGGGACGCTGGGTGGAAAGAGTGATTTCGATCGAAGGAAAAAGAAAAG CATGCTGGACTCATCTCGTCATGAGCTTCTGGGCGAAGCTATGAAAGCAGGCACTCCATTTGCTCTCTGGAATGGCCCCACGATAGTCGCCTGGCTGGAGCTCTGGGTGGGAATGCCAGCTTGGTACGTAGCAGCCTGTCGTGCCAACGTCAAAAGTGGTGCCATTATGTCAGCCCTGAGTGACACAGAGATTCAACGAGAAATAGGCATCAGCAATCCTCTCCACAGACTCAAATTGAGACTCGCCATTCAGGAGATGGTCTCACTGACCTCTCCATCAGCTCCAAAAACATCCAGAACAACTCTTGCTTTTGGGGATATGAATCACGAGTGGATTGGAAATGTTTGGCTGCCAAGTCTTGGCCTGCCGCAGTACAGATCCACATTTATGGAGTGCCTTGTTGACGCACGAATGCTCGATCATCTTACCAAGAAGGATCTGAGGGGACAACTCAGAATGGTGGACAGCTTCCACAGGACGAGCCTCCAGTATGGAATATCTTGCCTCAAGAGACTTAATTTCGACCGACAACAGCTCGAGGACAGGAGGAGAATGGCTGAGGGGGCCAATGTAGATGTCATCGTTTGGAGCAATGACCGAGTCATCAGATGGGTTCAATCTATCGGACTCAAG gagtATGGGAACAATCTCTTGGAGTCCGGAGTACACGGAGCTCTCGTGGCCCTTGACGAGAGTTTCGATGCCAATGCATTCGCCCTGACCCTTCAGATACCAACGCAAAATGTTCAG GCAAGACAAGTCCTCGAGATGGAGTTTCAGAATCTCCTGACAGTGGGTACTGAGAGACGATCGGAGGAGAACAGCATGAAGTCCTGA
- the LOC135166555 gene encoding liprin-alpha-1 isoform X11, giving the protein MWNMMCDVMPTIAEDSISQRSSQFSGDDANFEQLMVSMLDERDKLMDSLRESQERLQEAEARLQDVEKERDALNRQMNANIPQEFSQLTKELSAARENILEREEEISELKAERNNTRLLLEHLECLVSRHERSLRMTVVKRQAAAQSGVSSEVEVLKALKSLFEHHKALDEKVRERLRVALEKNTSLEEELSRTKDELQQYKAAGHLKTLEDRPKENGQTDESQSKNETETASQDQQEVVSTVIEFNDERKMESGNRLSNGGLDTSDHESAARVIDLQSTVEKQSVELSTWQRRVGELGGRVAELEETLSKAQKDLVKTQETNVKLQRDLRENVAQKEDQEERIATLEKRYLNAQRESTSLHDLNEKLEQELQHKEAQLKLQEEKIAAIQEKLELAEQKLAGYPKLPEMEEQLKARMEALTQVRRPNQQAQERHGSAEDRIQRLEGQLEEKNAEVMRLNQRLKMNEEHNTRLSSTVDKLLSESNERLQVHLKERMHALEEKNALTQELEKTRKIAEDLQNEKSEIMKELGKARLEIDNVKRQMLQQEIAFNIQQTDALTRSLSPNAVEPASSSRSASHSSFDTHSLPRRGKRLEDDGTKGYVARTLAEQEWEKLQQAHVLANVQQAFDVSSDAEGDGDNESIFSSAADVISPSGHTDAQTLAMMLQEQLDAINIEIRLIQEEKQSTEARAEELESRVGSLEHMNLLARGRSLERASPPLSGRSTPKSHHSPNRDYLHKYHTLQLSGEELHSVSERDSGGGGSGGSEAASPLTARSLRLERVVQALAHSQEELRSQDSLHKNSFGSVGLPIGQLSSSHLHMPSTMSPATAAAVAAAQKKKGIKSSLGRFFSKKEKIKGKDTTMPGDVPGMGGACTPADPDYGDNVSVAGTLGGKSDFDRRKKKSMLDSSRHELLGEAMKAGTPFALWNGPTIVAWLELWVGMPAWYVAACRANVKSGAIMSALSDTEIQREIGISNPLHRLKLRLAIQEMVSLTSPSAPKTSRTTLAFGDMNHEWIGNVWLPSLGLPQYRSTFMECLVDARMLDHLTKKDLRGQLRMVDSFHRTSLQYGISCLKRLNFDRQQLEDRRRMAEGANVDVIVWSNDRVIRWVQSIGLKEYGNNLLESGVHGALVALDESFDANAFALTLQIPTQNVQARQVLEMEFQNLLTVGTERRSEENSMKS; this is encoded by the exons ATGTGGAATATGATGTGCGATGTGATGCCAACAATTGCTGAGGACAGCATCAGCCAGAGGAGTTCACAGTTCTCCGGGGACGATGCTAATTTCGAGCAGCTCATGGTGTCGATGCTGGATGAGAGGGATAAACTCATGGATTCGCTCAGGGAGAGCCAGGAGAGGCTCCAGGAGGCTGAGGCCAGGCTGCAGGACGTCGAGAAGGAGAGGGATGCGCTCAATCGACAGATGAATGCTAATATTCCTCAG GAATTTTCGCAACTGACGAAGGAACTCTCAGCAGCCCGTGAGAATATACTCGAGCGAGAGGAAGAAATCTCGGAATTAAAAGCAGAGCGTAACAACACTCGG CTTCTACTCGAACATCTGGAATGTCTGGTGTCACGTCACGAAAGGTCACTGAGGATGACAGTAGTGAAGAGACAAGCTGCAGCCCAGTCGGGTGTCTCGTCCGAGGTCGAGGTCCTCAAGGCACTCAAGAGCCTCTTCGAGCATCACAAGGCCCTGGACGAAAAG GTACGAGAGCGATTAAGAGTCGCACTGGAGAAAAATACGAGTCTCGAGGAGGAGCTATCACGTACCAAAGACGAG CTCCAGCAATACAAAGCTGCTGGACATCTCAAGACTCTCGAGGACAGACCCAAAGAGAATGGCCAGACTGATGAGAGCCAGAGCAAG AATGAAACTGAAACAGCTAGCCAGGACCAACAGGAGGTGGTATCAACTGTTATTGAGTTTAATGATGAGAGGAAAATGGAGAGTGGAAATAGACTGAGCAACGGTGGTCTCGATACCTCTGACCACGAATCGGCTGCACGTGTTATTGACTTGCAGTCGACTGTTGAGAAACAG agTGTAGAATTGTCAACATGGCAGCGTCGAGTTGGTGAACTCGGTGGTCGTGTGGCAGAGCTCGAGGAGACTCTTTCCAAGGCACAGAAGGACCTCGTGAAAACCCAGGAAACAAATGTCAAACTCCAACGAGATTTACGTGAAAATGTAGCACAAAAGGAGGATCAGGAGGAGAGAATTGCAACGCTGGAGAAGAGATATCTGAATGCCCAGAGAGAATCCACTAGTCTCCACGatctgaatgaaaaattggagcAAGAATTGCAGCACAAAGAGGCACAGCTCAAG CTGCAAGAGGAGAAGATAGCAGCTATTCAAGAGAAACTAGAGCTTGCTGAACAAAAATTGGCTGGTTATCCAAAATTACCAGAAATGGAAGAGCAATTGAAGGCTAGGATGGAGGCACTGACCCAGGTGAGGAGGCCCAATCAG CAGGCGCAGGAGAGACATGGCAGTGCTGAAGACAGGATTCAGAGACTGGAGGGACAACTCGAGGAGAAAAATGCTGAGGTTATGCGCCTCAATCAACGATTGAAAATGAATGAGGAGCATAACACGAGGTTGAGCAGTACTGTTGATAAACTACTGTCAG AATCGAACGAGCGCCTGCAGGTGCACCTCAAAGAGCGCATGCATGCCCTGGAGGAGAAGAACGCCCTCACCCAGGAGCTCGAGAAGACTCGAAAGATCGCCGAAGACCTTCAGAACGAGAAATCGGAGATAATGAAGGAGCTTGGCAAAGCTCGATTGGAAATAGATAACGTCAAGAGGCAGATGTTACAGCAGGAGATAGCTTTCAACATCCAGCAGACCGATGCCCTCACCAGAAGCTTATCACCAAATGCAGTGGAGCCAGCCTCGTCGTCAAGATCAGCTAGTCACAGTTCCTTTGACACTCACTCCCTTCCCAGACGGGGTAAACGCCTCGAGGACGATGGGACCAAGGGTTACGTTGCCAGAACACTTGCCGAACAGGAGTGGGAGAAGCTTCAACAAGCTCATGTCCTGGCGAATGTCCAACAGGCATTTGATGTGTCGTCCGATGCTGAGGGCGATGGCGACAACGagagtattttttcatcagcTGCTGATGTTATTAGCCCCAGCGGACATACTGATGCACAGACACTGGCGATGATGCTCCAGGAGCAGCTCGACGCCATCAACATCGAGATTAGGCTCATTCAGGAGGAGAAGCAGAGTACTGAGGCCAGGGCTGAGGAGCTCGAGAGCAGGGTTGGCAGTCTTGAGCACATGAACCTTCTGGCCAGGGGAAGGAGTCTTGAGAGGGCGTCTCCTCCTTTGAGTGGAAGGTCCACACCCAAGAGTCATCACAGCCCCAATAGGGATTATCTTCATAAGTATCATACG TTGCAGTTGTCCGGGGAGGAGTTACACTCGGTTAGTGAACGTGACAGTGGAGGCGGTGGTAGTGGAGGGAGTGAAGCTGCATCACCACTGACAGCAAGATCCCTGAGACTGGAGAGAGTCGTTCAGGCATTGGCGCACAGCCAAGAGGAGCTCAGGAG CCAGGACAGTTTGCACAAGAACAGTTTTGGAAGTGTTGGCCTGCCCATTGGACAATTGTCGAGCTCTCATTTGCATATGCCGTCGACGATGAGTCCTGCTACAGCagctgctgttgctgctgcGCAGAAGAAGAAGGGAATTAAGAGCAGTCTTGGGAGATTCTTCAGCAAAAAGGAGAAG attaAGGGGAAGGATACAACAATGCCCGGAGACGTTCCCGGGATGGGGGGAGCGTGTACACCGGCGGATCCTGATTATGGGGATAATGTCTCCGTTGCTGGGACGCTGGGTGGAAAGAGTGATTTCGATCGAAGGAAAAAGAAAAG CATGCTGGACTCATCTCGTCATGAGCTTCTGGGCGAAGCTATGAAAGCAGGCACTCCATTTGCTCTCTGGAATGGCCCCACGATAGTCGCCTGGCTGGAGCTCTGGGTGGGAATGCCAGCTTGGTACGTAGCAGCCTGTCGTGCCAACGTCAAAAGTGGTGCCATTATGTCAGCCCTGAGTGACACAGAGATTCAACGAGAAATAGGCATCAGCAATCCTCTCCACAGACTCAAATTGAGACTCGCCATTCAGGAGATGGTCTCACTGACCTCTCCATCAGCTCCAAAAACATCCAGAACAACTCTTGCTTTTGGGGATATGAATCACGAGTGGATTGGAAATGTTTGGCTGCCAAGTCTTGGCCTGCCGCAGTACAGATCCACATTTATGGAGTGCCTTGTTGACGCACGAATGCTCGATCATCTTACCAAGAAGGATCTGAGGGGACAACTCAGAATGGTGGACAGCTTCCACAGGACGAGCCTCCAGTATGGAATATCTTGCCTCAAGAGACTTAATTTCGACCGACAACAGCTCGAGGACAGGAGGAGAATGGCTGAGGGGGCCAATGTAGATGTCATCGTTTGGAGCAATGACCGAGTCATCAGATGGGTTCAATCTATCGGACTCAAG gagtATGGGAACAATCTCTTGGAGTCCGGAGTACACGGAGCTCTCGTGGCCCTTGACGAGAGTTTCGATGCCAATGCATTCGCCCTGACCCTTCAGATACCAACGCAAAATGTTCAG GCAAGACAAGTCCTCGAGATGGAGTTTCAGAATCTCCTGACAGTGGGTACTGAGAGACGATCGGAGGAGAACAGCATGAAGTCCTGA
- the LOC135166555 gene encoding liprin-alpha-1 isoform X1, producing MWNMMCDVMPTIAEDSISQRSSQFSGDDANFEQLMVSMLDERDKLMDSLRESQERLQEAEARLQDVEKERDALNRQMNANIPQEFSQLTKELSAARENILEREEEISELKAERNNTRLLLEHLECLVSRHERSLRMTVVKRQAAAQSGVSSEVEVLKALKSLFEHHKALDEKVRERLRVALEKNTSLEEELSRTKDELQQYKAAGHLKTLEDRPKENGQTDESQSKNETETASQDQQEVVSTVIEFNDERKMESGNRLSNGGLDTSDHESAARVIDLQSTVEKQSVELSTWQRRVGELGGRVAELEETLSKAQKDLVKTQETNVKLQRDLRENVAQKEDQEERIATLEKRYLNAQRESTSLHDLNEKLEQELQHKEAQLKLQEEKIAAIQEKLELAEQKLAGYPKLPEMEEQLKARMEALTQVRRPNQQAQERHGSAEDRIQRLEGQLEEKNAEVMRLNQRLKMNEEHNTRLSSTVDKLLSESNERLQVHLKERMHALEEKNALTQELEKTRKIAEDLQNEKSEIMKELGKARLEIDNVKRQMLQQEIAFNIQQTDALTRSLSPNAVEPASSSRSASHSSFDTHSLPRRGKRLEDDGTKGYVARTLAEQEWEKLQQAHVLANVQQAFDVSSDAEGDGDNESIFSSAADVISPSGHTDAQTLAMMLQEQLDAINIEIRLIQEEKQSTEARAEELESRVGSLEHMNLLARGRSLERASPPLSGRSTPKSHHSPNRDYLHKYHTLQLSGEELHSVSERDSGGGGSGGSEAASPLTARSLRLERVVQALAHSQEELRRRTGQSGFPSAGYSTHRHGHHNNGTLNSGTPPSPLSSRHSSQDSLHKNSFGSVGLPIGQLSSSHLHMPSTMSPATAAAVAAAQKKKGIKSSLGRFFSKKEKIKGKDTTMPGDVPGMGGACTPADPDYGDNVSVAGTLGGKSDFDRRKKKSMLDSSRHELLGEAMKAGTPFALWNGPTIVAWLELWVGMPAWYVAACRANVKSGAIMSALSDTEIQREIGISNPLHRLKLRLAIQEMVSLTSPSAPKTSRTTLAFGDMNHEWIGNVWLPSLGLPQYRSTFMECLVDARMLDHLTKKDLRGQLRMVDSFHRTSLQYGISCLKRLNFDRQQLEDRRRMAEGANVDVIVWSNDRVIRWVQSIGLKEYGNNLLESGVHGALVALDESFDANAFALTLQIPTQNVQARQVLEMEFQNLLTVGTERRSEENSMKS from the exons ATGTGGAATATGATGTGCGATGTGATGCCAACAATTGCTGAGGACAGCATCAGCCAGAGGAGTTCACAGTTCTCCGGGGACGATGCTAATTTCGAGCAGCTCATGGTGTCGATGCTGGATGAGAGGGATAAACTCATGGATTCGCTCAGGGAGAGCCAGGAGAGGCTCCAGGAGGCTGAGGCCAGGCTGCAGGACGTCGAGAAGGAGAGGGATGCGCTCAATCGACAGATGAATGCTAATATTCCTCAG GAATTTTCGCAACTGACGAAGGAACTCTCAGCAGCCCGTGAGAATATACTCGAGCGAGAGGAAGAAATCTCGGAATTAAAAGCAGAGCGTAACAACACTCGG CTTCTACTCGAACATCTGGAATGTCTGGTGTCACGTCACGAAAGGTCACTGAGGATGACAGTAGTGAAGAGACAAGCTGCAGCCCAGTCGGGTGTCTCGTCCGAGGTCGAGGTCCTCAAGGCACTCAAGAGCCTCTTCGAGCATCACAAGGCCCTGGACGAAAAG GTACGAGAGCGATTAAGAGTCGCACTGGAGAAAAATACGAGTCTCGAGGAGGAGCTATCACGTACCAAAGACGAG CTCCAGCAATACAAAGCTGCTGGACATCTCAAGACTCTCGAGGACAGACCCAAAGAGAATGGCCAGACTGATGAGAGCCAGAGCAAG AATGAAACTGAAACAGCTAGCCAGGACCAACAGGAGGTGGTATCAACTGTTATTGAGTTTAATGATGAGAGGAAAATGGAGAGTGGAAATAGACTGAGCAACGGTGGTCTCGATACCTCTGACCACGAATCGGCTGCACGTGTTATTGACTTGCAGTCGACTGTTGAGAAACAG agTGTAGAATTGTCAACATGGCAGCGTCGAGTTGGTGAACTCGGTGGTCGTGTGGCAGAGCTCGAGGAGACTCTTTCCAAGGCACAGAAGGACCTCGTGAAAACCCAGGAAACAAATGTCAAACTCCAACGAGATTTACGTGAAAATGTAGCACAAAAGGAGGATCAGGAGGAGAGAATTGCAACGCTGGAGAAGAGATATCTGAATGCCCAGAGAGAATCCACTAGTCTCCACGatctgaatgaaaaattggagcAAGAATTGCAGCACAAAGAGGCACAGCTCAAG CTGCAAGAGGAGAAGATAGCAGCTATTCAAGAGAAACTAGAGCTTGCTGAACAAAAATTGGCTGGTTATCCAAAATTACCAGAAATGGAAGAGCAATTGAAGGCTAGGATGGAGGCACTGACCCAGGTGAGGAGGCCCAATCAG CAGGCGCAGGAGAGACATGGCAGTGCTGAAGACAGGATTCAGAGACTGGAGGGACAACTCGAGGAGAAAAATGCTGAGGTTATGCGCCTCAATCAACGATTGAAAATGAATGAGGAGCATAACACGAGGTTGAGCAGTACTGTTGATAAACTACTGTCAG AATCGAACGAGCGCCTGCAGGTGCACCTCAAAGAGCGCATGCATGCCCTGGAGGAGAAGAACGCCCTCACCCAGGAGCTCGAGAAGACTCGAAAGATCGCCGAAGACCTTCAGAACGAGAAATCGGAGATAATGAAGGAGCTTGGCAAAGCTCGATTGGAAATAGATAACGTCAAGAGGCAGATGTTACAGCAGGAGATAGCTTTCAACATCCAGCAGACCGATGCCCTCACCAGAAGCTTATCACCAAATGCAGTGGAGCCAGCCTCGTCGTCAAGATCAGCTAGTCACAGTTCCTTTGACACTCACTCCCTTCCCAGACGGGGTAAACGCCTCGAGGACGATGGGACCAAGGGTTACGTTGCCAGAACACTTGCCGAACAGGAGTGGGAGAAGCTTCAACAAGCTCATGTCCTGGCGAATGTCCAACAGGCATTTGATGTGTCGTCCGATGCTGAGGGCGATGGCGACAACGagagtattttttcatcagcTGCTGATGTTATTAGCCCCAGCGGACATACTGATGCACAGACACTGGCGATGATGCTCCAGGAGCAGCTCGACGCCATCAACATCGAGATTAGGCTCATTCAGGAGGAGAAGCAGAGTACTGAGGCCAGGGCTGAGGAGCTCGAGAGCAGGGTTGGCAGTCTTGAGCACATGAACCTTCTGGCCAGGGGAAGGAGTCTTGAGAGGGCGTCTCCTCCTTTGAGTGGAAGGTCCACACCCAAGAGTCATCACAGCCCCAATAGGGATTATCTTCATAAGTATCATACG TTGCAGTTGTCCGGGGAGGAGTTACACTCGGTTAGTGAACGTGACAGTGGAGGCGGTGGTAGTGGAGGGAGTGAAGCTGCATCACCACTGACAGCAAGATCCCTGAGACTGGAGAGAGTCGTTCAGGCATTGGCGCACAGCCAAGAGGAGCTCAGGAG GCGCACCGGACAGAGCGGATTTCCTAGCGCCGGATACTCCACTCAcag GCATGGGCATCATAACAACGGCACACTGAATTCTGGAACACCACCTTCACCATTGTCTTCACGTCATAGTAGCCAGGACAGTTTGCACAAGAACAGTTTTGGAAGTGTTGGCCTGCCCATTGGACAATTGTCGAGCTCTCATTTGCATATGCCGTCGACGATGAGTCCTGCTACAGCagctgctgttgctgctgcGCAGAAGAAGAAGGGAATTAAGAGCAGTCTTGGGAGATTCTTCAGCAAAAAGGAGAAG attaAGGGGAAGGATACAACAATGCCCGGAGACGTTCCCGGGATGGGGGGAGCGTGTACACCGGCGGATCCTGATTATGGGGATAATGTCTCCGTTGCTGGGACGCTGGGTGGAAAGAGTGATTTCGATCGAAGGAAAAAGAAAAG CATGCTGGACTCATCTCGTCATGAGCTTCTGGGCGAAGCTATGAAAGCAGGCACTCCATTTGCTCTCTGGAATGGCCCCACGATAGTCGCCTGGCTGGAGCTCTGGGTGGGAATGCCAGCTTGGTACGTAGCAGCCTGTCGTGCCAACGTCAAAAGTGGTGCCATTATGTCAGCCCTGAGTGACACAGAGATTCAACGAGAAATAGGCATCAGCAATCCTCTCCACAGACTCAAATTGAGACTCGCCATTCAGGAGATGGTCTCACTGACCTCTCCATCAGCTCCAAAAACATCCAGAACAACTCTTGCTTTTGGGGATATGAATCACGAGTGGATTGGAAATGTTTGGCTGCCAAGTCTTGGCCTGCCGCAGTACAGATCCACATTTATGGAGTGCCTTGTTGACGCACGAATGCTCGATCATCTTACCAAGAAGGATCTGAGGGGACAACTCAGAATGGTGGACAGCTTCCACAGGACGAGCCTCCAGTATGGAATATCTTGCCTCAAGAGACTTAATTTCGACCGACAACAGCTCGAGGACAGGAGGAGAATGGCTGAGGGGGCCAATGTAGATGTCATCGTTTGGAGCAATGACCGAGTCATCAGATGGGTTCAATCTATCGGACTCAAG gagtATGGGAACAATCTCTTGGAGTCCGGAGTACACGGAGCTCTCGTGGCCCTTGACGAGAGTTTCGATGCCAATGCATTCGCCCTGACCCTTCAGATACCAACGCAAAATGTTCAG GCAAGACAAGTCCTCGAGATGGAGTTTCAGAATCTCCTGACAGTGGGTACTGAGAGACGATCGGAGGAGAACAGCATGAAGTCCTGA